A segment of the Mycobacterium intracellulare ATCC 13950 genome:
CTTCCGGTTTCGAGGCCGAATTCGGTTCACGAACCCAGGAGTCAACGGACGGGCTCGATTCCAACGCGTACGAGCACGAGCAGTGGTTGCGGGAGAACGTGCCCCCGCACCACCGTTGAGCAGCGGCTCGCGTGTAAAGACATCACGACGCGGTCAACCTTTGGTGACTAATCGTTCGGGAAATGTGTGATAGCGCACAACCTGGCATAGCGTTTTCTCCGGGCGGCAGCGCGCTGCCCCGATAGTCGGCGCTACGGGAGGTGTGCGCATGATAAAGGGATTCAAGAGTTTCGTGATGCGCGGTGACGTGATCACCGTGGCCATCGGTCTGGTCGTAGCCCTGGCCTTCTCCAACCTCGTCAAGGCCTTCACCGACAGCGTGATCAACCCGCTGGTCGCCGCCGTGCAGCCCGGTACGAAATTCGGATTGGGTTGGCAGCTCGGCGATGCGGGGAACAAGGCGACCTTCCTCGACATCGGATCGTTCATCTCGGCGATCATCTACTTCGTCGTCTTCATGACGGCCGTGTACTTCATGATCGTGGTGCCGTACAAGCACATCCAGGCCCGCCGCGGCGTCACCGTGTTCGGGGAGGAGCCGGCCACCAAGGCATGCGCGGAGTGCAAGTCCGACATCCCGGAGGCCGCGCGCAAGTGCAAATACTGTGCCAGCCTCCAGACGGCCTGATCCAGCGAATACGGATGCGAGGCTGGGGCGACCCGCTCAGTGCAGGGTAAGCGTCACCGTCTGGCCCAACGCCGAGCCCGCCACCGTGTTCGCCACACGAGCCGGCAGCGCAACCAACACTACGCGGTCGGCATCGGCGGACTGGAGCTTTTCCTTGGCCGACACGAGGACCACGACGGCGTCGGTCGCCACCACCCTGGGGGCGGCATGGGCGGTTTCCGGCGTGCCGGTCGCCGGCGCCGCCAACACGTCGACCACATCCCCGGCGCGGACGAGGTCGATCAACGCGCCGTCCGCCAGATGCAGCGGCACGATGCGGGCCCCCGGTCCCGCCTTCGACCCGATCGCCGCCTCGGCCAGCCGGTTGCCCAGTAACCGGACGTCGGTGAGCACCTCGCCACGCCTGGCCGGGCCGGCCAGCGTCGAACCCACCACCGCGCCCACGTCGGCGCGAGCCCCGTCGGGAACTGTTGAGGCCAAACGCTTTTCGATTCGGACGTCGGCGGCGGTCAACGCGTTGCCGGGGCGCAGGTCGTGGTCGGCGACCACCACCTGCGTGTAGTCCCCGGCGGGATTGGAGCGCAGCGTCGCGATGCCGGCCAGCACGACCAGCCCGCCCGCCGCGACGCGGCGCGCCAGCACGGTGCGGGTCCAGTCCGGTCGCAACCACAGCGACAGCCGGCTCAATACGCTTGGGTTCAGCGATGATTCGCCCACGGGGCAACGGTAGGCGCAACGCGGTGCCCGGGTCGCCGGTCAGCGACGCGCGTGTGGATAACGCTCAGTTGGTGGCCGCGGCGGCGGGGGAGGGTGTGGAGCTGCTGCTCGACTTCTCGCTCGAGGCGGACTTGTCATTGGAACCGGACTTCTCGCTGGAACCCGAGCTCGAACCCGAGTCGCTCGACGAGGAGCCGTTGGTGGAGGCGCTCGACTTCTTGCCGGACTCGCGGCTGTCGGTGCGGTAGAAGCCGCTGCCCTTGAACACCACTCCGACGGAGTTGAAGCGCTTGCGAAGCCGACCGGAGCAGCGTTTGCACGTGGTCAGCGCATCGTCGGTGAAGGCTTGCACGATGTCGAAGCGATCGTCGCACTCGGTGCACTGATAGCTGTAAGTCGGCACGAAAACCTCCGGATGATTGCAAACCTGGTTAGCACTCTAGCGTCTCAAGTGCTAGAACCGCCACGTGACATGTCTCATTCCCGACATGTCAGTGCGAATCGAGGGCTATCAGTCCTCGTTGCGGCGTGAGCGCGTGGGTCATCGGGACGTCGTGCGGACCGGCCGGGATCTCGTCCAGCAATTCCGCGTCGCGGACGAGCGCCACCAGCGGCGCGTGGGGGTCACGGCCGCCCAGCGAGCGGTCGTAGAACCCCCGCCCCCGGCCCAGCCGCACGCCGGCGCGGTCGACGGCCAGCGCCGGCACCAGCACCAGGGCGGCCTCCGCCAGGGCGGCCGCCGGCAGCCACGGCTGCGGGGGCTCGAGCAATCCCCACCGGCCGGTGGTCAGGGTGCCGGGCCGGTATTCGCCCCACGACAGCGGCAGCGGCGTGTTGTCGGCGGTGGTGCGCGCAACCGGCAGCAGCACCCGGCCGGCGCGCCGCAGCAACATGTCCAGCAGCTCGATCGACCCTGGCTCGGTGCCCACCGGCACATAGGCGCAGACCGTGCTGTCGCTGGCCACAATGCTTTCCGGGGCTTCCAACTTTTCCCGCAGCAGGTCCGCCTCGGCGGCCCGAACGTCGTCGGCAACGCGGCGCCGGGCCGCGAGTAGCTGTTCGCGCAACGCGGCCTTGCCCGTGGTTGCCATGCGTCAACCATGACAGCCAGGACTTTGCCCGCGCCACATCGACTCGGCAAAGCGGATGCGGGTTATCGTGTGAACGATGTCATGCCCAAACGTGGTGGTGCCACGCACGGCTGTTGTGCCCGCCGCCGGTCTCGGTACCCGCTTCTTGCCGGCAACCAAAACGGTGCCCAAGGAACTGCTGCCGGTGGTCGATACCCCGGGCATAGAGCTGGTGGCCGCCGAGGCGGCCGAAGCCGGCGCCGAACGGCTGGTGATCATCACCTCCGAGGGCAAGGACGGCGTCGTCGCGCATTTCGTCGAAGACCTCGTACTGGAAAGCACGCTGGAGGAGCGCGGCAAAACCGCGATGCTCGACAAGGTCCGCCGCGCGCCGCGACTGATCAAGGTCGAGTCCGTCGTGCAGAGCGAACCGCTGGGGCTCGGCCATGCGATCGGGTGCGTGGAATCGCGGCTGTCCGACGACGAGGACGCGATCGCGGTGCTGCTGCCCGACGACCTGGTGTTGCCGACCGGCGTGCTGGGCACGATGTCGAAGGTGCGGGCCCACCACGGCGGCACCGTGTTGTGCGCGATCGAGGTCACCCCCGAAGAGATCAGCGCGTACGGCGTTTTCGACGTCGAGCCGGTGCCCGACGATGAGAACCCCGACGTGCTGCGGGTCAAGAGCATGGTCGAGAAGCCCAAGGCCGAGGACGCGCCGTCGCTGTTCGCCGCGGCGGGCCGATATGTGCTCGACCGCGCCATCTTTGACGCGTTGCGCCGCACCGAGCGCGGGGCCGGCGGCGAAGTGCAACTCACCGACGGCATCGCCCTGCTGATCGCGGAGGGCCACCCGGTGCATGTGGTCGTGCACCGCGGATCTCGACACGACTTGGGAAATCCTGGCGGCTACCTCAAGGCTGCGGTTGACTTTGCATTGGATCGTGACGACTACGGCCCGGATTTGCGGCAATGGTTGGTGGCGCGATTGGGCCTGGCCGAGCAGTAGCCCGGCGGTAACCCGGCCGGCGGGCCGCCCGTCAGGCAGCGAGGGCAGAGAGGCGCGCTGTGCGTTCGGTGGAAGAGCAGCAGGCTCGGATCACGGCTGCCGCGGTGGCCCCGCGGCCGATACGTGTGGCGATCGCCGAGGCGCAGGGATTGATGTGCGCCGAGGAGGTGGTGACCGAACGCCCGATGCCCGGTTTCGATCAGGCCGCGATCGACGGCTACGCGGTGCGCAGCGTCGACGTCCTCGGCGTCGGCGAGGTGGGCCACGACAGTCTGCCCGAGCCGATCGACGACTCACCCGAGAGCGACGGGCGCGACGGGCTGGTGCTGCCGGTGATGGGCACCGTCGAGGCGGGTTCGCGCACGCCCAGCCGCTTGCAGCCACGCCAGGCCGTCCGCGTGCAGACCGGGGCCCCGCTGCCCACCCTGGCCGACGCGGTCCTGCCGATGCGGTGGACCGACGGCGGGACGTCGCGCGTGCGGATCTACCGCGGGGCGCCATCGGGCGCCTACGTGCGCCGCGCCGGCGACGACGTCCAGCCCGGTGATGTCGCGGTGCGCGCCGGAACGGTCATCGGCGCGGCCCAGGTCGGGCTGCTGGCTGCGGTCGGCCGCGAACGGGTGCTGGTCCATCCCCGGCCGCGGGTCACGATCATGGCGCTGGGTGGGGAACTGGTCGACATTTCCCGCACCCCGGGGAACGGCCAGGTCTACGACGTCAACTCCTATGCGCTGGCGGCCGCGGCCCGCGACGCCGGTGCCGAGGTCAACCGCGTCGGGATCGTCGGCGGCGGCGCCAAGGAGCTTCGCGACATCGTCGAGGGCCAGATCAATCGCGCCGAGGTCATCATCATCGCCGGGGCCGTCGGCGGTGCGGCGGCCGAAGTGGTGCGTTCGGTGCTCTCCGAGCTCGGCGAGCTCGAGGTCGTCCGGGTCGCGATGCATCCCGGCTCCGTCCAGGGCTTTGGTCAGCTGGGCCGCGAGGGCGTCCCGACGTTCCTATTGCCGGCCAATCCGGTGAGTGCGCTGGTGGTCTTCGAGGTGATGGTGCGCCCGCTGATCCGGCTGTCGCTGGGGAAGCGCCAGCCGATGCGCCGCATCGTGCAGGCCCGCACACTGTCGCCGATCACGTCGGTGGCCGGGCGCAAGGGTTTCCTGCGCGGCCAGCTGATGCGCGACCAGGAGAGTGGGGAGTATCTGGTGCAGGCGCTCGGCGGCGCCCCGGGCGCGTCGTCGCACCTGCTGGCCACCCTCGCCGAAGCCAACTGTCTGGTGGTGGTGCCCAGCGGCGCCGAGCAGATTCGGACCGGCGAGATCGTCGACGTCGCCTTCTTGGCTCAGCGCGGCTGAGCGGAACGACTGCGTCCACGGTGAACCTCTTGCGCTCCAATTCCCGTCATCCGGGTTGGCCCATGAGCGTTGGGCCGCTTCGGGTTCCGGCGGGCGTGGTCCGCCTGCGGGCGGTGCGGCTGCGCGATGGCGCGCAGTGGAGCCGGATCCGGCTGAGCGATCGTGCGCATCTGGAGCCGTGGGAGCCCAGCGCCGAGGGTGATTGGACGGTCCGGCATGCCGTGGCCGCGTGGCCGGCGTTGTGCTCCGGCCTGCGGGCGGAGGCGCGCCAGGGACGGATGCTGCCCTACGTCATCGAACTCGACGGGCAGTTCTGCGGCCAGCTGACCATCGGCAACGTCACCCACGGCGCGTTGCGGTCGGCGTGGATCGGCTACTGGGTGCCGCGGTCGGCCACCGGCGGCGGGGTGGCGACCGCGGCGTTGGCCCTGGGGCTCGATCACTGCTTCGGGCCGGTGATGCTGCACCGGGTGGAGGCCACCGTCCGTCCGGAAAACGCCGCGAGCCGGGCCGTGTTGGCAAAGGTGGGGTTCCGCCAGGAGGGCGTGTTGCAGCGCTACCTGGAAGTCGATAAGGCTTGGCGCGACCACCTGTTGATGGCCATCACCGTCGAAGAGGTCACCGGATCGGTGGCATCGGCGCTGGTCCGCGCCGGTAACGCCAGCTGGGTATGACCGCCACCTATTAATTGGGTCGGTCGGCGACGCTCCGACCGTGACCGGAGTTTTGCCGATTTGGGACTGGCGCGACACGAGTGACTCGTGGTGCTTGTGGGAGGCAAATTACAGGTGTGTAATTGTCCTGGTCGTCATGACCCGGCCGCGTTGGCCACGAATGGGCTTCGCGGGGGATGAGAACCACAGAGAGCAGGTCATCATGCCAAGCATCCCGCAGTCATTGTTGTGGATATCGCTCGTGGTGCTGTGGCTGTTTGTCTTGGTGCCGATGCTCGTCAGCAAACGCGACGCGGTGCGCCGCACCAGCGATGTGGCGTTGGCGACGCGAGTCCTCAACGGCGGGGCCAACTCCCGGCTGATCAAGCGCAGCGGTCCGGCCGCCGGTCACCGCAGCGATCCCGACTGGCAACCGCCGGAAGACTCGGCCGACACCGACCTCGACGAGGAGCACGACCTTGCCGAGAACGGCGACGACCGCGAGACGGATGACGACGCCGACACCGACGAGCTGAGCCGCCGGCGCCCGGTGGTGATGAAAATGGCCGTGACCGAGCCCGCCGAGGCCGACGAGCCCGACTACCTCGACGTCGATGTCGTCGAGGATTCGGCCGCACTTCCGGTGGGGGCCAGCGATTCTGCGGCCGAGGACGTCGACGAGGAACCGGCCGAGGACGACGTCGACACCGAGGCCGTCGCCAAGCACGACGACGAGGACCGCTACGAGTACGTCGAGGACTCGTCCGGATTGGAGCCCCCCGCCGAAGACGCCGACGACGACGACGAGGTTCCAGCCCCGATGCCGCGCAGCGCTGCCCGCCGGCGCCGGCTCGACGCCAAGACGGCCGCCGCGGTCAGCGCCCGCAAGTACGCGTTCCGCAAGAAGGTCTTGATGGTGATGGCCCTCGGCCTGATCGGCTCGGCCACCGCGGCGTTCAAGATCTCGCCGAGCGCCTGGTGGGTATGCGGCAGCGCGATCGGCATCACCCTGCTGTACCTGGGCTATCTGCGCCGCCAGACGCGCATCGAGGAGAAGGTGCGCCGCCGCCGGGCGCAGCGGATGGCGCGGGCGCGCCTCGGTGTCGAGAACGCCTACGACCGGGAGTACGACGTGGTCCCGTCGCGGCTGCGCCGCCCGGGCGCGGTGGTGCTGGAAATCGACGACGAGGACCCGGTCTTCGAGCACCTGGACTACGCGATGGCGATGAGGACCTACGGGTGGCCCCGGGACTTGCCGCGCGCCGTCGGCGAGTAGTGCTCGCGTTTCGGCGGTTGGTGCCGCGGCTGGTAGCCTGCTAGCGGTCAGGGGCTATGGCGCAGTTGGTAGCGCGACTCGTTCGCATCGAGTAGGTCAGGGGTTCGATTCCCCTTAGCTCCACAGAGTTTGAGCACGTAACAGCGCGTTTCCCGGTTATTTGCATTCACCGAATGGTGTCCGGCGCGCAGTGGGTACGCAGCGGATTCGATCGCGGCACCAAGTATGCGACGCCGCCGTCTCACCTACGAGGGCTCGTCGTCGGCTGCAGAGTCGTCTTTGGTCAGGTGGCGCAGGACTCGTTCGTTGAGGGCGGCGAGCATGTCGAGCTCAGCAGGGGTAAGCAGTTCGATGAAGTTCCGGCGGACGTCCTCCACGTGCCGGGGCGCCGCCTTCTCGATCGCGGCGCGGCCAGCCGGCAACAGGCAGACCATGGTGCTCCGGGCATCGTCGGGGTTGGGCTCACGACAGATCAGCCCGCCCTTCTCCATGCGTCGCACCTGGTGGGAGACACGGCTCTTTTCCCAGCCCAGTGTGTTGCACAGGTCGCGGGCGGGCATGCGGTCCCGGTCGTGCTCCGAGAGCACCGCCAAGATCTGGTAGTCGGCCCCCGACAGGCCCATTTCCTGCAGGCCCCGGTTCAGGTGCACGTCGAGCTGATGATGCGCGTGCTGGAACGCCCGCCAGGCGCGGTCTTCACGAGGGTTCAGCCAGTTCGCATCCATTAGCCGCTCATGCTACCGCGATTTGGTTGACGCGTCATCAAACCTGGCTTAAGGTAGACACATCAACCTTTTCGTTCATCTATTCGAGACAGGACTCACCTCATGAGCAGCATCAGCATCATAGGCACCGGGAACATGGCCCGAGCCATCGGCGAGCTGGCGGTAGCCGGTGGCAACACCGTCGAGGTCATCGGCCGCGATCAGTCCAAGGCAGCTGACCTGGCCAAGACGCTCGGCCGCAACGCCACGACCGGCGAGTTCGGCGCCGTTCCGGCCGGGGACATCGTCATCGTCGCCCTCTTGTACGCCCATGTCGTTCCGGTCGTCGCCCAATACGGAGACGCCCTCGCTGGCAAGGTCATCGTCGACATCAGCAACCCCTTCAATGCCGCGGCCGACGGGCTGGCCATCCCCGATGGCACCTCGGTCGCGCAGCAAGTTGCCAAGGCCGCGCCGGCCAGCGCCAGCGTGGTGAAGGCGTTCAACACCATCTTCGGCGTTGTCCTGGGCCAGGGCCGGCCGCTCGACGTCTTCCTCGCCGGCGACGACGTGCGCGCCAAGGCGGACGTGGCGGCGTTCATCGAGAGCCTCGACCTGCGCCCGCTGGACGTCGGCGCGTTGCACATGGCGCACTGGCTGGAAGGAATGGGCCTGGTCGTGATGGGCCTCGCCCGCCACGGCGTGGGGAATTTCGACTTTGCCCTCGGCGCCACCGTTCCCGCCTGAGGCGCACCGCCCCGGTCCGAGCCGTGGACGGACCGGGGCGCCGGGAGCCCAAACAATGGTTGATGGATCACCGAAAGGAATCCCAATGAAACTTGGTTTCGCACTTCCCATCGTCGGGCCCGCTGTCAGCAGCGCCGTTGGCTTGAGCGCGTTCTGCCGCGGACTCGAGGACCTTGGCTACGACACGCTGTGGGTCGGCGATCGCCTGGTCACGCCGGTCGATATGCACAGCACCTACCCGGGCAAAGAGCAGCCGTACCCGCCCCAGATGACCCGGTACCTCGATCCGGTGCTGCTGTGGACCGTTGCCGCGACGGCGACCAGCCGGGTGCGGCTGAACTCCAGCACGCTCAGCACGTTCTACTACGAGCCGGTGCACCTGGCCCGACTGCTGACCACGCTCGACGTGCTCAGCGACGGCCGTCTTGACGTAGGCGTGGGGGTCGGGTGGATGAAGGACGAACACGACATCGCCCGCGGCGCGGACTGGCACCGGCGCGGGCGGATGCTCGATGATCTGCTGGCGTTTCTGCACCAATGGTGGACGACCACCCCGGTGTCCTGGGAAAGCGAGTTCTTCTCGCTTCCGCCGGTCCATGCCGAACTGCGCCCGGTCCAGGCCGGCGGTCCACCCATCTGGATCGGCGGTGCCAGCGAGGCCGCGATGCGCCGGGTCGGCCGCAGCGGCACCGGCTGGCTCGGGGTCGAGGGGCTGCAGGACGAGGTCACCGACCACCTGTGGTCGATCGCGCGCGGCGCGGCCCAGGACGCCGGCCGCGATCCTGACGCGCTGAAGACGGCCATGCGGATCAACCTCGAACCGGGCACGCCCGTTGACTTCGTTGCCGACAAGCTCGAGCGCCTCGCCGAGTCAGGCGCCGACGAGGCGATCGTGGATGCCTTCGCAATGTTCCCCACCCTTGAGGAGTTGCTTGACTTCGCCGGTCAGGTAATTGCACGCACCACGCGAAAACTTGACGACAAGGTAGCGGTATCACGCGTGATCAACCGGTAGCGCCCTTGCGCAGGTGAAGCCCACGAAAGACGATGCAGCACATTGAAATTCAGACAACGTCCGACCGGGGCAAAGTGGGCCCGGGTTCAATACTGCCAGTCCGATTAAGACAGAACTAGGTCAGAGGGGCGCGTGCAGTCGTTTTGACCACCGTCCGGTACACAGTGGTTGATCAGTAGATTCAGCAATAGTTTTCGTTATCGAGGTACAAACCGTCCGGATGCCGCAGCGTTGGTCGAGCTCGCACTCACACCGTGCAGATTCTTGGCTGTCGGGGAGGTCGGTACCGTCGACTGGTCCGGGTACGTGCCGAGCAGCCGGTCGGCGGTTCCGGTGGTGGTGACGGTGAACCAGTAGTGTTCGTTTTTGAAGTGATGCCGTCGATGGTTACGCCAAACCGACCGATACACACTGCTTTTAGGCTTGTAGTCGGTGTGGATAAGGTAATGCGTCCACTCGTAGGCCAGCCCCAGGGCGGTCAAGACGACCAGGTACGTCAGCCCGAGGCCGAGCCGAGGAAAGGCCACGAACGCTACGGCGACGGCCGTCGGGATCACCCAGGGCAACGTCTGCCACGGGATGAAGATGAGCTCGACTTTCCGCGGCTCGCAGTGATGTTCGCGATGTTTGCGCGCCAGCAAGGGGTCCACGACGAAGCGACCGACACTGCGCGGCCGCCAGTGCAGGATGGCGACGTGGATGATCCACTCGAAGACCGGGAAGGCCGCGATCATGAGCGCCGGCAGCACGACGTCGGTGAGCCGCCAGTCACCGACGACGATCCGGGCCGTCAGCGCCCCGGCGAACGTCAGTGCGAGGCCCCAGGGAGAAGGGTGGCGCCAAAACTCCCGGCCCGCCGCGGACAGGGTGAGGTTGCTGCGTACGGGTGTTCTCATTGCTCGTCATCCAGGCTGGATAGGGCGGTGAGCAGGCCGCGGGTGGCCGGCTCGAGGAGTTCGGTCGCGGCACGTTTGGCCCCGACCGGATCGCCGGCGGTGATCGCCTGTGCCACTTGGCGGTACAGCTCCGGGCGATTGACCTCGGCGGCCATCACGGTGTCGAGCGCCGGGAGTGCGGGTTCGTAGGTGGCCCGCAGGGTGTTGAACATCAGCCGGAACACGATGGAGTCCGCGGCGTCGACGACGTGGTCCCAGAACGTCAGCGCGGCGCGTTGACGTTCCGTCGGATCCTCTTCGGCGACCAGTGCGTCCACGGCGGCCTCGAGCACGCTGGCCGCCTGCGGGCCGCCCCGTTCGGCGGCCAGTTCGGCGACTTTGGGACCGTTGTGCAGCCGGGTCTCCAGAATGCTGCGCACGACCGCCACGTCCAGCTCGTCACCACGATCCCCACCGCGAAGCAGCAACCGGGGCAGCAGGTCCAGGCCCGCGTGACGCTTGTAGTCCCGCACGGTGGTGGCGTCACCCTGCCGAACCTCGACCAGGCCGGCAGCGGTGAGGCGCTTGAGCGCCTCGCGAACCACCGGCCGGGACACCCCCAGCACCTCCGCGAGCCTTCGCTCACTGGGCAGCAGCTCCCCGGGCGCGAGTTCGCCACTGAGCACGTCGGACATGATCTGCTCGAAGACGTGGTCGGGTATCGACTGTCGGGTCACGGGGCGCAGGGCCATGCCCCCACCATGCCGGAGCCATTGGCCAGACGTCAAGTGGTCAGACCAGTGCGATAGGCGTATTACGCGTTTCGAGGCGCCGCTCGCGCCGCAGAGGCATGCCGTCGGCGAGTCTCTGGTGGCCGGCAGCCTCAGCACATAAAGTTGCCCAAGCTACCTAGCACGCGCCGTCCCCGTCGGGGGTGATCGATGGCTGCCGACACGCTGCCACCCGGTCCTCGAGCACCGGTGGCAGTACAAACTGCTGAATGGATCGCTCGTCCATGGGAGTTCATGGACCGCGCCGCCGCCCGATACGGCGACACGTTCACCATGAAGCTGGTCGGCGAGGGACCGATCGTGATGGTCTCGCATCCCGATGCGGTGCGGCAGATCTTCACCTCGCCTCCCGAATTGATGCTCGCCGGGGAAGCAAACCGCATCCTGCAGCCCGTGGTGGGCCAGAACTCGGTGCTACTGCTCGACCGCGACGCACACAGAGAACAGCGTCGACTCCTCATGCCCGCGTTTCGCGGCAATCAGTTGCAGAGCTACATGAGCACGATGACCGCCATTGCCCAGGCCGAGATTGCCCGCTGGCCCCGCGGTGTGCCGGTGCGGCTGCATCCCCGGATGCAAGCGTTGACGCTCGAAGTCATCCTGCACCTGGTGTTTGGACTCGAGCGCGGGCAGAGCATGGACCGGTTGCGCCAGGCGCTACAGCGGACGCTCGTTCTCACAACCAACGGCGCGGCGCAATTTTTCCTCTTGCTCGTAGGGCCCCGGAAGATGAGGACTGCGCTCATTCACAAGTTGCTGGCCGACGTAGATCGCCTGCTTCATGAAGAGATCGCCACGCCCCGTCGGCAAGCCGACCTCGATACCCGCACCGACGTCCTCTCGATGCTGTTGAAGGCCAGGCACGAAGACGGTAATCCGATGAGCGATCAAGAGATTCGCGACGAACTCATCACGTTGCTATTGGCAGGCCACGAAACAACGGCATCGGGACTGGCGTGGGCGGTCGAGCGGATCATCCGTCACCCGGACGCGCATTCGCGCCTTATCGAAGAGGCGCACGCCGACGACGGCCAGAGGTACGTCGATGCCGTGGTGAAGGAGACACTCCGGATGCGGCCCGTGCTCGCCCTGGTGAGCAGACGGCTCACCGAACCCATGGAGGTCGACGGGTTTTCACTGCCCGCCGGCGTCAAGGTCGCGCCCTCGATCTATCTCATGCACCGCCGTCCCGACATCTACCCCGACCCGAAACAGTTTCGTCCCGAGCGGTTTCTCGACAACCGCGCGGGAACGTACACGTGGATTCCATTCGGAGGAGGCGTGCGCCGTTGCCTTGGAGCGACTTTCGCCGAATGCGAGATGCGGATTGTGCTCGGCGCGATGTTCACCACCATGCGGGTGCGCCCCGTCGACGCTAAATCCGAGCCGATACACCGCCGGTCGATCACCCAGGTGCCAGGTCGCGGAACCACCGTAGTGCTCGAATAACTCAGTCAAACGCATGTCCACGAAACCGCCACTCGGCACGCTTCGGCGTGTCGCGGTTTCACCGCCAGCCGGGTCTGAGACCGTTGGACGTACTCGCGGTGGAAGCAAGGGGGCGGGGTGAGTCCGGCTCAGATTTTTTTCGTGTCAGCTCTCGTCGTCATGCTGGTAGTCGGGATCGTGACGATCAAGTTCTCCGGGAAGCTGTTCCGCCCTGAAGCGACCCTGGCGGTTGTGTTGACGGTGGTTACCGTGGCGGGCTGGATCTGGCGGATGCCACGGGGGTGGTTCACGATTTCGCAAATCGCTTGGCGCTACCGGCTGAAGACTTGTCAGGTCCGGGAGGTCGCGGACAAGCTTGGTATGAGGCCCTTCAACCGCGGTGCGCTGGTCCCTCCCGCACAGCGGAAGAAGATGCATCCCGAGCTGATGCGTTTGAAGAAGCGCAAGGCGGTGCGCGAGCCGAGCGTAGCGAAAGGCGCGGGATTGGTCTACGAATCCTCGGCCGCACAGTCTGCTTTCCTGGATGAGGCCGAGCGCATGCAGTTCTCCGGTGAGGAGCTGTTGCGACATCTGCATCCGAGCGTCACCCATTTCGTGTCCGACGCCCAGGACGAGGCGGTATGACGAAATCGGCTGGGGGCCCGTGGTTTTCAGCGGGCCCCGCCTCGGACGAAGCCAGAGGCCGCGGGACTGTTTATGGCAATGACAAGCTGGGGTCACGGGTGGAATCGGCGATCTGTCAGCGCGAGTCGCCGGTCGCCGCCTGCGAGCGCCTTGCGAAATCAGTGGCCGATCCGCATCGCGAGGCCGCCGAAACCGTTAGGCGTCGAAGGCAATCGGCGGGGTCGCTGGACCGCTGCGTCCGACGACCGGCGGAAGCGGCCGCGCCATCGTGACACCCCCTCAGTTCCGCTGAGGACGGTGCTCTAAATTCGCTGATGATTCGCGGCGATGGCGCCGCGGGACCTCAGGGG
Coding sequences within it:
- a CDS encoding FadR/GntR family transcriptional regulator gives rise to the protein MALRPVTRQSIPDHVFEQIMSDVLSGELAPGELLPSERRLAEVLGVSRPVVREALKRLTAAGLVEVRQGDATTVRDYKRHAGLDLLPRLLLRGGDRGDELDVAVVRSILETRLHNGPKVAELAAERGGPQAASVLEAAVDALVAEEDPTERQRAALTFWDHVVDAADSIVFRLMFNTLRATYEPALPALDTVMAAEVNRPELYRQVAQAITAGDPVGAKRAATELLEPATRGLLTALSSLDDEQ
- a CDS encoding TIGR03619 family F420-dependent LLM class oxidoreductase translates to MKLGFALPIVGPAVSSAVGLSAFCRGLEDLGYDTLWVGDRLVTPVDMHSTYPGKEQPYPPQMTRYLDPVLLWTVAATATSRVRLNSSTLSTFYYEPVHLARLLTTLDVLSDGRLDVGVGVGWMKDEHDIARGADWHRRGRMLDDLLAFLHQWWTTTPVSWESEFFSLPPVHAELRPVQAGGPPIWIGGASEAAMRRVGRSGTGWLGVEGLQDEVTDHLWSIARGAAQDAGRDPDALKTAMRINLEPGTPVDFVADKLERLAESGADEAIVDAFAMFPTLEELLDFAGQVIARTTRKLDDKVAVSRVINR
- a CDS encoding NADPH-dependent F420 reductase, which codes for MSSISIIGTGNMARAIGELAVAGGNTVEVIGRDQSKAADLAKTLGRNATTGEFGAVPAGDIVIVALLYAHVVPVVAQYGDALAGKVIVDISNPFNAAADGLAIPDGTSVAQQVAKAAPASASVVKAFNTIFGVVLGQGRPLDVFLAGDDVRAKADVAAFIESLDLRPLDVGALHMAHWLEGMGLVVMGLARHGVGNFDFALGATVPA
- a CDS encoding cytochrome P450, which encodes MAADTLPPGPRAPVAVQTAEWIARPWEFMDRAAARYGDTFTMKLVGEGPIVMVSHPDAVRQIFTSPPELMLAGEANRILQPVVGQNSVLLLDRDAHREQRRLLMPAFRGNQLQSYMSTMTAIAQAEIARWPRGVPVRLHPRMQALTLEVILHLVFGLERGQSMDRLRQALQRTLVLTTNGAAQFFLLLVGPRKMRTALIHKLLADVDRLLHEEIATPRRQADLDTRTDVLSMLLKARHEDGNPMSDQEIRDELITLLLAGHETTASGLAWAVERIIRHPDAHSRLIEEAHADDGQRYVDAVVKETLRMRPVLALVSRRLTEPMEVDGFSLPAGVKVAPSIYLMHRRPDIYPDPKQFRPERFLDNRAGTYTWIPFGGGVRRCLGATFAECEMRIVLGAMFTTMRVRPVDAKSEPIHRRSITQVPGRGTTVVLE
- a CDS encoding sterol desaturase family protein yields the protein MRTPVRSNLTLSAAGREFWRHPSPWGLALTFAGALTARIVVGDWRLTDVVLPALMIAAFPVFEWIIHVAILHWRPRSVGRFVVDPLLARKHREHHCEPRKVELIFIPWQTLPWVIPTAVAVAFVAFPRLGLGLTYLVVLTALGLAYEWTHYLIHTDYKPKSSVYRSVWRNHRRHHFKNEHYWFTVTTTGTADRLLGTYPDQSTVPTSPTAKNLHGVSASSTNAAASGRFVPR